From Natronomonas salsuginis, one genomic window encodes:
- a CDS encoding transketolase C-terminal domain-containing protein → EVVDLRTLSPMDTDAILESFKKTGRAVIVHEAPKTGGLAGEITATIQEEALYYQEAPINRVTGFDVPYPLYALEDYYMPEDTRIEDAFRETYEA, encoded by the coding sequence TCGAGGTGGTCGACCTGCGAACGCTGTCGCCGATGGACACCGACGCCATCCTCGAATCGTTCAAAAAGACCGGCCGGGCCGTGATCGTCCACGAAGCGCCGAAGACGGGCGGCCTCGCCGGCGAGATCACGGCGACGATCCAGGAGGAGGCGCTGTACTATCAGGAAGCGCCGATCAACCGCGTGACCGGGTTCGACGTGCCGTACCCGCTGTACGCGCTGGAGGACTACTACATGCCCGAGGACACGCGCATCGAGGACGCGT